The genomic stretch CTGTCCAGGGCGGCTGGAACATCAACTGGGTGAAGTTCACCAAGCTGTGATCCGACGCTCAGCATGAAGGGCTACGGCGGCGCCAGCCCTTCATCCCCTGCATACCTTGTGTCAAGCCGACGTTCAGGGCCTCGACGGTGGCGTTGCTGACGCGGTGCTTGAAGTACGTGAGCGCACGGGTCAAGTGGCGCTCAGAGTCCAGTTGCTTGCGCTCGCTGATGATGTCCTCGGCCGTGCCGCCGGTGGCGGCGCGGCGTGGGAGCTGCCGAACGCGAGCCCGGCCAGCAGCAGAACCGAAAGGGGGCTCATCGATTCGCGTCTGCCAGGTGCTTGTCGATGGCGACGCGCGTCCGCGCCGCCGCTTCGGCGTGGCCCTGCTGGGCCAGCCCGTCGGCGAGCTGTCGCAACTGCGGCGCAGTGAGCCCCACGTTCATGCTGATGCGCACGTGCGACAGCAGCTGCGATTCGACGCCGGACATCGCTGCCAGCGCGCCGACGGTGGCCAGCTCGCGGCTTTGCCAGTCGAAGTTGTCGCGCGCGAAGATGTCACCGAAGAGGTGCGTCTTCAGGTATTCGTCGATCGCGGGAGCGAATTCGAACAGCGCGCCGCGCACAGGCGCGCCGGACAGCTTGGTCTGGTTCGCCGTCCCCAGCGCCAGCAGTTCCTTGCCGGTAGGCACCGGGCCTGGGGCGCGACCGGGTGGATCCTGGAGGCCCCGCTGCTTGCGAGCGTCCACCACCTTCATCAACTCGCCCAGCGCGTTCAGGCTTCGGGGAAAGCCGGCGTAGGCGTAGAGCTGCACGAGGATCTCCTTGGTGTCGCTCACCGTCAGGCCGGCATCCAGGCCATGGTTCAGGGCCTTGTTGAGCCGCGGCAGGTCGCCAACCGCCATGGCTGCGGCGATGGGCGCGATGGCCTGCTGCTTGCGAGAGAGTTCCTGCGTAGTGTTCGCACTGGGTTGCACCTGTGCCGTGGCGGGTGCGGTCACCGTCGTCACCAAGAACGCAGCCGAGATGGCAACTGCTGCCGCCAGGGCGACCAGGCCACGCTTCGGCGCCTTATCGGGCTGTGTATTGTTCATCGCTGACTTTCTCCATCCAGTTCACGTTCTTTCCGTCCGGCGTCGTCCCGGTCACCGCCAGGTGTGACATGGCCGTGGTCGGGCTTGCGCCGTGCCAATGCTTCACCCCGGGTGGGCACCAGACGACGTCGCCAGCACGAATCGTCTGCACGGCCTTGCCCCATTCCTGGGTGAGCCCGACTCCCGATACGACCAGCAGGCGCTGGCCGCTCGGATGGGTATGCCAGTTGGAGCGGGCGCCGGGTTCGAACGTGACCATGCCGCCCGAGGCGTTGATGTGGCGGTCGGCCGGCCACACAGGTTCGACGCGGACGCGACCGGTGAAGAAGTCCGCGGAGCCGACGGTGGCAGCCTGAGCGCCGGCGCGGGTGATCTCCTGCCCGGATGAAGGGGCCGAAGTTTGCGCCCCAGCGCCAGCGACCTGGACCATGGCGGCACAAACGGCCGCCGTGCAGAGGTATCGATTCATCAGGTCTCTCCAAAAGTATGGCGATGCCGGACCTTCACCGTGGGGAGTGGCGCCGGGGAGTGGCGCCGGCCGCTGTCACCAACCTCGAGCGCCGGGCAGGGTCGCGGGACGGTATTGATGGTTGCAGCGTGCTACCTCTTCGTGAACACGATCCGTACCTCTCCCCGGCCCAGCACCTGCGGGAGGGAGGCCGGGTCATCGATGCGGCCCAAGCGTGTGTACGAATAGGGCGAGTCGAACGTCAGGTAGAAGACGACCAGGGTGTCCGCTCCCCAGAGCATGAGGTCGCCATTGCGGATCGTTCCCGGCCTGCTGGTGTCGGCCGGCAGGCCCTTCGGGAGCTTCACGTGCTTTTCATTGCCGTTCAAGTCCGGCATGTCGAGGGTCAGCGGCAGCAAGGCAGCGAAGGCACGCGCGGCTTCGTTGTCGGCGAGCGTGATCGAGAAGCGGCGTTCACCGACCGTCATCCACATGCGTCGCTCCTCGGGTGTGTTCGAGATCCCCGCCGCCGCCGGCGGGACGGCGAACGCATGCACCAGGGCAAGGACGAGCATGGCCGCAGGGGAAGATTTGAGTTTCATGGTCTTGTTCCGCAAAGGATCGGCGGGCAGCGGTTTCAAGCATCCGTCGTGCCACGCGTGCCTCGGGCGCCTTGGAGACGCCTTCCGTTTCCGACCGCGAGCGAGGCCAGCACCAGCAACGCGGTCCCACCGGCGAACGTCGCGGCGATCGAGACGTGGTCCAGCAGGAATCCGCCCAAGGCCGCACCCAGCATGATGGCCAACTGGATCGCCGCCACCATCAGGCCGCCGCCGGCTTCCGGTTCGTCGCTGACGCCGAGGGCCAGCCAGTTCGACCACGTCACCGGAATGGCGGAGTTCAGCGTACCCCAGACAGCCATCGTGCAACCCACGGCCCACAGCAGGTGACCCGTCGGGAGCAGCAGCAAGGTGACGGCGGCGAGCGCCAGGGGCAGCCCTCGCAACATGCGATACAGGTGTCGCGGGA from Caldimonas brevitalea encodes the following:
- a CDS encoding carboxymuconolactone decarboxylase family protein; the protein is MNNTQPDKAPKRGLVALAAAVAISAAFLVTTVTAPATAQVQPSANTTQELSRKQQAIAPIAAAMAVGDLPRLNKALNHGLDAGLTVSDTKEILVQLYAYAGFPRSLNALGELMKVVDARKQRGLQDPPGRAPGPVPTGKELLALGTANQTKLSGAPVRGALFEFAPAIDEYLKTHLFGDIFARDNFDWQSRELATVGALAAMSGVESQLLSHVRISMNVGLTAPQLRQLADGLAQQGHAEAAARTRVAIDKHLADANR
- a CDS encoding cupin domain-containing protein, giving the protein MNRYLCTAAVCAAMVQVAGAGAQTSAPSSGQEITRAGAQAATVGSADFFTGRVRVEPVWPADRHINASGGMVTFEPGARSNWHTHPSGQRLLVVSGVGLTQEWGKAVQTIRAGDVVWCPPGVKHWHGASPTTAMSHLAVTGTTPDGKNVNWMEKVSDEQYTAR
- a CDS encoding cyclophilin-like fold protein, translated to MKPLPADPLRNKTMKLKSSPAAMLVLALVHAFAVPPAAAGISNTPEERRMWMTVGERRFSITLADNEAARAFAALLPLTLDMPDLNGNEKHVKLPKGLPADTSRPGTIRNGDLMLWGADTLVVFYLTFDSPYSYTRLGRIDDPASLPQVLGRGEVRIVFTKR